In one Zymobacter palmae genomic region, the following are encoded:
- a CDS encoding DUF2612 domain-containing protein has protein sequence MTEPLVADFDWRKTLMTQYANSPTICELIERFHGATVLATQRAAEQFYSMIWNIDTAAGYGLDVWGKIIGVSRQLQVSGNVAYLGFKEQYAESTQKIGPQPFNVAPMRPSTTDNGVYKLDDDAYRLLILSKAMSNITDCSIPSVNRLLSYLFRDRGRAYVVDYFDRSIGLHFDFQLTAIDLAILSNTDVMPRPAGVSMSLE, from the coding sequence ATGACAGAGCCTCTCGTAGCCGATTTCGACTGGCGCAAAACGCTGATGACGCAGTACGCCAATAGCCCGACGATCTGCGAACTGATTGAGCGTTTTCACGGCGCAACGGTGCTAGCCACACAGCGGGCCGCCGAGCAGTTCTACAGCATGATCTGGAATATCGACACCGCTGCCGGTTACGGGCTGGACGTGTGGGGCAAGATCATCGGCGTATCGCGCCAACTGCAGGTGTCCGGCAACGTCGCCTATCTGGGCTTCAAAGAGCAGTACGCAGAGTCAACGCAGAAGATCGGGCCGCAGCCCTTCAACGTTGCCCCCATGCGCCCATCAACCACCGATAACGGCGTCTACAAACTCGACGATGATGCCTACCGCCTGCTGATCCTCAGCAAAGCCATGAGCAACATCACCGACTGCTCAATACCCAGTGTCAACCGCCTGCTTTCTTACCTGTTCCGCGATCGTGGCCGCGCCTACGTCGTCGACTACTTCGACCGATCAATTGGCCTGCACTTCGACTTCCAGCTTACCGCGATCGACTTGGCCATCCTTTCCAATACCGACGTCATGCCCCGCCCGGCAGGCGTCAGCATGTCCCTGGAGTAA
- a CDS encoding gp53-like domain-containing protein, translated as MKITDAPALITTPFAQNGTRNDIPATGDGLGTGRASLATGFPDETMKPITAGGVPPFGADFNGILYVLSNAARFYGAGGHYKFNTDFASKIGGYPMGATVQASDNMGHWLNVVESNSTDPESGPSTGWLPLADHNGTATVTLTGNTTLTPLQAAKANLRFTGTPTGNVTVTFPAWTKRYSIINDCTGDQSIICTTGNGESISIKNGAKYEIGCDGKNLTVATVNASQVFAEPNKNVSSLDAPTVQQIINTLGSAAAHAASDFDASGSADTVQKNLDNYNNAAWDGINSAWNKGNDAQNRCGFLEYLLSGTKDRSFVYLGDPTEQGSLFKQGSGWFSCVYNHKVTMEVTPEGKINYSTIGWDQVTDKKIVSSGDETGLVKMNGQADISGVSAKDYAASQYQARQAWDKSVESSVAAAAAQKTADDGWNKAEDAQKKANKTAYTFQGTDDRNYWYIGDWGGVNSCLKGEDGWLTFQYHGKNIFQVNSDGLIVGGQIDVSKVINDYEYGDGFHKNLKTGLITQWGYASSSKYRDVWVTFPRAFSTTNYIVISLDVGAGGGSHYATSKSNTSCNIGKNGGNSDISCQFIAIGY; from the coding sequence ATGAAGATCACCGACGCTCCTGCGCTGATCACTACGCCTTTCGCACAGAACGGCACCCGCAACGATATCCCTGCCACAGGTGACGGCCTCGGCACAGGCCGTGCATCGCTCGCCACAGGCTTCCCTGATGAAACCATGAAGCCGATCACGGCTGGCGGTGTGCCGCCGTTCGGTGCGGACTTCAACGGCATCCTGTATGTGCTGAGCAACGCCGCACGCTTCTACGGTGCAGGCGGCCACTACAAATTCAATACTGACTTTGCATCGAAGATCGGCGGTTACCCGATGGGCGCCACGGTTCAGGCAAGTGACAACATGGGCCACTGGCTCAATGTGGTTGAGTCGAACAGCACTGATCCGGAAAGCGGCCCCTCCACGGGCTGGCTGCCGCTGGCGGACCATAACGGCACCGCCACCGTCACGCTGACAGGCAACACCACCCTCACCCCATTACAGGCAGCCAAGGCCAACCTGCGCTTTACTGGAACGCCCACAGGCAACGTTACCGTCACATTCCCCGCGTGGACCAAGCGCTACTCAATCATCAATGACTGCACTGGCGATCAGTCAATCATCTGCACCACGGGTAACGGTGAATCGATCAGCATCAAGAACGGCGCAAAGTACGAAATCGGCTGCGACGGTAAGAACCTGACCGTAGCAACGGTCAATGCGTCACAAGTGTTCGCAGAGCCGAATAAGAACGTCAGCTCGCTAGACGCGCCAACCGTACAGCAGATCATCAATACGCTCGGCAGCGCAGCGGCACATGCGGCTAGCGACTTTGATGCATCCGGGTCTGCTGATACAGTTCAAAAGAACTTAGATAATTATAATAACGCGGCATGGGATGGTATTAATTCAGCATGGAATAAAGGCAATGACGCTCAAAATAGATGCGGCTTTCTGGAGTACCTTTTATCCGGAACAAAAGATCGTTCCTTTGTTTATTTGGGAGACCCGACAGAACAAGGTTCTTTATTTAAGCAAGGGAGCGGATGGTTTTCTTGCGTCTATAATCACAAAGTCACAATGGAGGTTACCCCAGAAGGTAAAATCAATTATTCAACAATAGGCTGGGATCAAGTAACTGATAAGAAAATTGTTTCATCCGGTGATGAAACCGGCTTGGTTAAAATGAATGGTCAGGCCGATATATCAGGAGTCTCTGCGAAAGATTACGCCGCTTCTCAATATCAAGCACGACAAGCTTGGGATAAATCTGTTGAATCAAGTGTAGCGGCAGCAGCGGCGCAAAAAACAGCTGATGACGGATGGAATAAAGCTGAAGATGCTCAGAAAAAAGCAAATAAAACAGCGTATACATTCCAGGGAACAGATGATCGAAATTACTGGTACATAGGTGACTGGGGCGGTGTTAACAGCTGCTTAAAAGGCGAAGACGGCTGGCTGACATTCCAATATCATGGGAAAAACATTTTTCAAGTCAATTCAGATGGCTTAATTGTTGGCGGGCAGATTGATGTTTCAAAAGTAATTAATGATTACGAATATGGTGACGGATTTCATAAAAATCTTAAAACTGGCCTGATAACGCAGTGGGGTTATGCATCTTCAAGTAAATATCGAGATGTGTGGGTAACATTCCCGCGTGCATTTTCAACTACAAACTATATAGTTATCAGTCTTGATGTTGGTGCGGGTGGTGGTAGTCATTATGCTACAAGCAAGAGCAATACATCGTGCAATATTGGCAAAAATGGTGGCAATTCGGACATATCTTGCCAGTTTATTGCTATCGGGTATTAA
- a CDS encoding tail fiber assembly protein → MKKYVIEKDTLCCYTTSDINEMLFLREDVRALPEALPDGFCYIDEPEFILVNNVKNGLADISGWDNDKPLIKMKTEKELLSRQIYFENSGRQAALIAEADSFIQPMLGYAVSGILSDTEKETFKAWNEYRKALEDVDVAATNIEWPAKPE, encoded by the coding sequence ATGAAAAAGTATGTAATAGAAAAAGACACGCTGTGCTGTTATACGACAAGTGATATAAATGAAATGCTCTTCTTGCGGGAAGATGTGCGAGCACTTCCAGAAGCGTTGCCGGACGGCTTCTGCTATATAGATGAACCAGAGTTTATTCTGGTTAATAACGTTAAAAATGGGCTTGCTGATATCAGCGGGTGGGATAATGACAAGCCTCTAATAAAAATGAAAACTGAAAAAGAATTGCTCAGCCGACAAATTTACTTCGAAAATAGCGGGAGGCAAGCAGCACTGATAGCAGAAGCGGATTCGTTCATCCAGCCCATGCTTGGCTACGCAGTCTCCGGCATCCTGTCAGATACGGAGAAAGAGACCTTCAAAGCGTGGAACGAGTACCGAAAGGCGCTCGAGGACGTGGACGTGGCAGCCACCAACATTGAGTGGCCTGCCAAGCCTGAATGA
- a CDS encoding IS30 family transposase, whose product MSYCELTMTERSTLQVALAQQMSFRAIAKLLKRAPSTISSEVRRHARTRQHYQANKAQDNRHYRRLLCRPKRKLLPGKERFELITHMLKKYLSPEQIAGQLKTMDIPSLRDAYVCKETIYTAIYALPVGQLRHELIHCLRHGRSQRKPRTGGVDRRGQIPERVSIHLRPPEVHKRVIPGHWEGDLIKGKNNASAVGTLVELTSGYVMLVKMNGATATAAVEGCAALNRMPLSLRKTMTYDQGKEMARHAEITQNTGVGIYFCDPHSPWQRGANENINGLIRQYLPKGTDLSVYSQAELDEIALSLNMRPRKRFGFKCPIERLTKVMLATENKKAATH is encoded by the coding sequence ATGTCCTATTGTGAACTTACCATGACGGAACGGTCCACGTTACAGGTCGCTCTTGCTCAACAGATGAGTTTTCGAGCCATCGCAAAGCTTCTCAAGCGTGCACCCTCCACCATTAGCAGTGAAGTGCGTCGCCATGCGCGTACTCGCCAGCACTATCAAGCGAATAAAGCGCAGGATAATCGACACTACCGCCGCTTATTATGCCGTCCCAAGCGTAAGCTATTGCCCGGTAAAGAGCGCTTCGAACTGATCACCCACATGCTCAAGAAGTACCTTTCTCCTGAGCAGATTGCAGGCCAGTTAAAGACGATGGATATTCCCTCACTACGCGACGCTTATGTGTGCAAAGAAACGATCTACACCGCCATTTATGCGTTGCCTGTCGGACAGTTGCGTCATGAGCTGATTCACTGCCTTCGTCACGGTCGCAGCCAGCGGAAACCTCGTACAGGTGGTGTTGATCGGCGCGGCCAGATTCCTGAGCGAGTCAGCATTCATTTGCGTCCCCCCGAGGTCCATAAACGCGTTATCCCGGGGCATTGGGAGGGCGATCTGATCAAAGGTAAAAATAACGCCTCAGCGGTAGGTACGCTGGTGGAGTTGACCAGTGGCTATGTGATGCTGGTCAAAATGAACGGCGCGACGGCCACGGCCGCCGTAGAGGGATGTGCTGCACTGAATCGAATGCCACTCTCACTGCGCAAGACGATGACGTATGACCAGGGTAAAGAAATGGCCCGCCACGCTGAAATTACCCAGAATACAGGCGTTGGCATCTACTTCTGTGATCCCCACAGCCCCTGGCAGCGCGGTGCTAACGAGAACATCAATGGCTTGATCCGCCAGTATCTACCGAAAGGGACCGATCTATCGGTGTATAGCCAAGCGGAGCTGGATGAGATCGCGTTGTCGCTGAACATGCGTCCGCGTAAGCGTTTTGGGTTTAAGTGCCCGATAGAGCGATTAACAAAGGTGATGCTGGCAACGGAAAATAAAAAGGCGGCCACCCACTAA
- a CDS encoding LuxR C-terminal-related transcriptional regulator translates to MNSVDGDQSCQRRFSVMNSNEDRLTQERESGHYDDAPAVKHCATSNDPFFWKGTTEDEAFLKAPALFEEYYSTGHFAGWAQSVVENRNMFSMFYVDSKSRMTTDDIQHVDLKLQWVATAVLCKMHQIRLQPDIQLYEREKEVLRWSGDGKTASEISQILKLSRSTINFHMRSAMFKLSAPNKTAAVINAIYLGLLN, encoded by the coding sequence TTGAATTCTGTAGATGGCGATCAAAGCTGCCAACGCCGTTTTTCCGTGATGAATAGCAATGAAGACAGACTGACTCAGGAAAGAGAGAGTGGCCACTATGATGACGCTCCTGCTGTAAAACACTGCGCCACCTCTAATGATCCCTTTTTCTGGAAGGGAACAACAGAAGACGAGGCGTTTCTGAAAGCCCCTGCATTATTTGAGGAATATTACTCTACAGGACACTTTGCCGGGTGGGCACAGTCGGTTGTCGAAAATCGCAATATGTTCAGCATGTTCTACGTCGACAGTAAATCTAGAATGACCACAGATGACATTCAACATGTTGACTTGAAACTGCAGTGGGTAGCCACCGCTGTTTTATGCAAAATGCATCAAATTCGGCTACAGCCTGACATACAGCTTTACGAACGTGAAAAGGAAGTATTGCGATGGTCCGGCGATGGAAAGACGGCCTCAGAAATCAGCCAAATACTCAAGTTGAGTAGAAGCACCATAAATTTTCATATGCGCAGCGCAATGTTCAAACTCAGTGCGCCAAACAAAACCGCAGCGGTTATCAACGCGATCTATCTTGGTCTTTTGAATTGA
- a CDS encoding TonB-dependent hemoglobin/transferrin/lactoferrin family receptor: MTRSALTKPTSSSRLLPLTFSSLIVALPLHGARAAETAHQSSVSASSASESDTTFLVTAKRLLSTSPVQQVSKEQSATASMSAEQMADQIASSIADVTRYEPGVLVTSKGRFGQEGFNVRGLDGNRVAIDLDGLDMAERYGPTSTYLSSGRVNTDIESLSNISIVKGGDAIAGSGFGGVVNMRLKSPEDVLSLEGDDTYASVKGGYRSDSRTFFESTTLARRRGDLESMLVLTHRKGSPSESHTGSGRSDSTSGSARTTPDTGDIGNYDVLFKLQKHTDSQRIGVVAQKYRSSSERHLYSSETSTYRDYMTDDSVTRERLGLYQDVLLDTTLFDEVHWRLDWQRTRTVNDSAMNYGSGTNAYPRLVDRYFTQRSWQLKLDLVRHLDTAIPQQIAYGVTLKRDQYDSLNHDFNKTTGADTVGRFSPPGAATRVGLYVQDRLSLADDRGSLTPAIRFDRYRYDLHRDELTSQDYSGAEGRAVTGQLGGTWNLTPSVQLFGKSGVGFRAPSYEELYYDYDSGRGYRIVANPDLKPEHSRFVEAGVRFNGALGESEVTGFYTDYRNFIETQTAVSLDTANYPLGEYTSLNLDRALIRGVEFKGRLDLHRAFGASEGWYGRMAAAYIEGKNLEQGTSIQSIPPAQAVVAAGYDAPSHRWGGELAATYVNHVSQYDAGSAQYAPSAYQLYDLTGHVKIGEHLTVRGGVFNLLDKRYWVWDDVRGLSSSYSGVERYSQPGRNVGVSAEYAF, from the coding sequence ATGACGCGATCAGCCTTGACCAAGCCAACCTCAAGCTCTCGTTTGCTACCGCTGACATTTTCGTCGCTGATAGTGGCGCTTCCCCTACATGGGGCCCGTGCGGCGGAAACGGCACATCAATCGTCTGTTTCTGCATCCTCGGCCAGTGAAAGTGATACGACGTTTCTGGTGACGGCTAAACGATTGCTATCCACCTCGCCCGTTCAACAGGTATCAAAAGAACAGAGCGCAACAGCCAGCATGAGTGCAGAACAGATGGCCGATCAGATCGCCAGCTCGATTGCGGACGTGACGCGTTACGAACCTGGCGTGCTGGTGACGAGCAAAGGCCGTTTCGGGCAAGAAGGGTTCAATGTCCGGGGGTTGGATGGCAACCGGGTTGCCATCGATCTTGACGGCCTAGACATGGCCGAACGCTATGGCCCGACCTCCACGTACCTGAGCAGTGGGCGCGTCAATACCGATATCGAGTCGCTTTCCAATATCTCAATCGTGAAAGGGGGCGATGCCATTGCCGGTTCAGGGTTCGGTGGCGTAGTGAACATGCGTCTTAAATCGCCGGAAGATGTGCTGTCGCTTGAAGGAGACGACACCTACGCCAGCGTGAAGGGGGGGTACCGCAGCGATAGTCGTACGTTCTTTGAAAGTACGACACTGGCCAGAAGGCGAGGCGATCTGGAATCCATGCTGGTCCTGACGCACCGCAAGGGGAGCCCCTCCGAAAGCCATACAGGCTCAGGGCGAAGTGACAGCACCAGCGGCAGTGCGCGCACGACACCCGATACGGGTGATATCGGCAATTACGATGTCCTGTTCAAGCTGCAGAAACATACAGACAGCCAGCGTATCGGCGTCGTGGCTCAGAAATACCGTTCTTCATCGGAACGCCATCTGTATTCATCGGAAACCAGTACCTACCGCGACTACATGACGGATGATTCAGTCACGCGCGAGCGGCTGGGGCTTTATCAAGACGTGTTGTTGGATACCACACTGTTTGACGAAGTGCACTGGCGTCTCGACTGGCAAAGAACGCGTACTGTCAACGATAGCGCAATGAATTACGGCAGTGGCACCAATGCCTATCCACGTCTGGTCGATCGTTATTTTACGCAGCGTAGCTGGCAGCTGAAATTGGATCTGGTGCGCCATCTAGATACGGCCATACCACAGCAGATCGCTTACGGCGTCACCCTTAAGCGAGACCAGTACGATAGCCTGAACCATGACTTCAACAAGACCACGGGGGCCGATACGGTGGGACGCTTCTCTCCACCGGGAGCGGCGACACGTGTAGGTCTCTATGTGCAGGATCGTTTGTCGCTGGCGGATGACCGCGGGTCACTAACGCCCGCGATTCGCTTTGATCGCTATCGCTACGATCTTCACCGCGATGAATTGACTTCTCAGGACTACAGCGGAGCAGAGGGGCGTGCCGTTACCGGTCAGCTGGGGGGAACCTGGAATCTGACCCCGAGCGTACAGTTGTTCGGCAAGAGTGGCGTGGGCTTCCGAGCACCTTCCTATGAAGAGCTGTATTACGACTACGACAGTGGTCGTGGGTACCGTATCGTGGCTAACCCCGATCTGAAACCCGAGCACAGTCGTTTCGTGGAAGCAGGAGTAAGGTTCAATGGGGCGCTCGGTGAAAGCGAAGTAACCGGCTTCTATACCGACTACCGCAATTTTATCGAAACGCAGACAGCGGTAAGCCTTGATACGGCCAACTATCCCCTTGGTGAATACACCTCGCTGAACCTTGATCGCGCACTTATTCGCGGCGTTGAGTTCAAGGGACGCCTAGATCTGCACCGCGCCTTTGGCGCGAGTGAAGGGTGGTACGGTCGCATGGCAGCTGCCTATATCGAAGGCAAGAACCTTGAGCAGGGAACGAGCATCCAGTCCATTCCACCCGCACAGGCTGTGGTAGCTGCTGGTTATGACGCACCAAGCCATCGCTGGGGTGGGGAACTGGCAGCCACCTACGTCAACCATGTCAGCCAGTACGATGCCGGCAGTGCGCAGTATGCGCCATCGGCTTATCAGCTTTACGACCTAACCGGACATGTGAAGATCGGCGAACATCTGACTGTGCGTGGTGGCGTCTTCAACCTGCTGGACAAACGCTACTGGGTTTGGGATGACGTGCGGGGGTTATCATCGAGCTATTCGGGCGTAGAACGTTACTCGCAGCCAGGTAGAAATGTGGGTGTCAGCGCAGAGTACGCATTCTGA
- a CDS encoding heme/hemin ABC transporter substrate-binding protein gives MKRTAQRVSRWLHASAFAIAMLSATAQAAPNRTVAIGGDVTEIIAALGQTRQLVGRDDTGTYPAEIAALPSVGYMRQLTLEGMLSLHPRILLVSEAAQPTEVIDQLTGSGLRVVRIPARHDLPSIVRKVELIAEALGDQAQGRTLAARLKAQIQQVEALPKLSVRPLYLMSHGGGAPMVAGHGTAAEAALTLAGVNTNALPDINGYRRLGSESLSTLNPSVIIVPTATLKTMGGAAELWAIPGMNTTEAGRHQRLVVVDEQALLGFGERTPAALLTLHADLVHQAAP, from the coding sequence ATGAAAAGAACGGCTCAAAGGGTTTCACGCTGGTTGCATGCCAGCGCGTTCGCGATCGCTATGCTCAGTGCTACGGCACAGGCTGCCCCCAATCGAACGGTAGCCATTGGTGGAGATGTTACAGAAATCATCGCGGCACTGGGCCAGACCCGCCAACTGGTCGGGCGTGATGATACGGGGACGTACCCCGCCGAGATAGCAGCGCTGCCTTCGGTAGGCTATATGCGCCAGCTGACACTGGAAGGCATGCTATCGCTGCACCCTCGCATATTGCTGGTGAGCGAAGCCGCTCAGCCCACAGAGGTGATAGATCAGCTGACGGGGAGCGGCTTGCGAGTCGTCCGCATTCCGGCCAGGCATGACTTGCCTTCAATCGTACGTAAGGTCGAACTGATCGCCGAGGCGCTCGGCGATCAGGCACAAGGACGGACACTTGCGGCTCGTCTGAAAGCACAGATCCAGCAGGTAGAGGCACTGCCCAAGCTCTCGGTTCGTCCACTGTATCTCATGAGCCACGGCGGCGGTGCGCCGATGGTAGCAGGCCACGGTACGGCGGCCGAGGCGGCCCTGACACTGGCAGGCGTCAACACGAATGCGCTTCCTGACATTAACGGCTACCGACGACTGGGCAGTGAATCACTCAGCACGCTGAACCCCAGCGTCATCATCGTTCCCACCGCGACGCTGAAAACTATGGGTGGTGCCGCCGAGTTATGGGCCATTCCCGGAATGAACACGACTGAGGCGGGGCGACATCAACGGCTGGTCGTCGTTGATGAGCAAGCGTTGTTAGGGTTCGGTGAGCGAACACCTGCTGCCTTGCTGACCCTGCATGCGGACCTTGTCCATCAGGCGGCACCATGA
- a CDS encoding FecCD family ABC transporter permease encodes MKTSICAQRVMLLLGITLVGAVAIGACSGALGLPLSLDLDNPQWRLWWQLRFPRVLLGLLIGAMLAAGGTAMQGLFRNPLADPTLLGQANGAALAVALWVVVFDNLQLDLPLPMQAIAGFIGALAVSLIIFHRGRHHQGPSAMTMLLLTGMAISILAGAISGLLAFLASDEQLRQLSLWGMGSLAHAPWSAAIVALIIIPLALLALLKSAPGLDLMQLGEHTAYTAGLDTAHLKRRVILATSLGVGLSVALAGIIGFLGLVIPHALRLLLGPSHRYLMPASMLAGATLLVMADALARTLILPAELPVGLLISLLGGPYFLWQLRPIGRTA; translated from the coding sequence ATGAAGACAAGCATTTGTGCTCAGCGGGTGATGCTGCTGCTGGGGATCACCTTAGTGGGGGCTGTCGCTATCGGAGCCTGTAGTGGTGCACTAGGGCTACCGCTATCCCTTGATCTGGACAACCCTCAATGGCGATTGTGGTGGCAACTGCGCTTCCCTCGTGTGCTGCTGGGGCTCTTGATCGGCGCCATGCTGGCAGCGGGAGGAACCGCCATGCAGGGACTGTTCCGTAACCCATTGGCTGATCCGACGCTGCTGGGACAAGCCAATGGTGCCGCTCTGGCTGTCGCGCTATGGGTCGTGGTATTCGACAACCTGCAACTCGACCTGCCGCTTCCGATGCAGGCTATAGCCGGGTTCATTGGTGCACTGGCCGTCAGCCTGATCATCTTCCATCGAGGCCGCCATCATCAAGGCCCCAGCGCTATGACAATGCTGCTACTGACCGGAATGGCCATCAGCATTCTTGCGGGCGCCATCAGCGGTCTGCTGGCATTTCTGGCCAGCGATGAACAACTGCGGCAACTCAGCCTGTGGGGCATGGGCAGTCTCGCCCACGCACCGTGGTCAGCCGCCATCGTGGCACTCATCATCATTCCACTGGCATTGCTCGCACTGCTGAAGAGCGCACCTGGCTTGGACCTGATGCAGCTGGGCGAGCATACCGCCTATACCGCAGGACTCGATACAGCTCACCTCAAGCGCCGTGTCATTCTGGCCACGTCGCTGGGTGTCGGTTTGAGCGTCGCGCTCGCCGGCATCATCGGCTTTCTGGGACTGGTGATTCCTCATGCCCTCAGGCTGTTGCTGGGACCCAGCCATCGCTATCTCATGCCGGCGTCGATGCTGGCCGGAGCGACACTGCTGGTTATGGCGGATGCGCTAGCCCGTACGCTCATCCTTCCTGCCGAACTGCCCGTCGGCCTGTTGATCAGCTTGCTGGGAGGCCCTTATTTCTTGTGGCAGCTGCGCCCGATAGGAAGAACCGCATGA
- a CDS encoding ABC transporter ATP-binding protein produces MMTLDAITLAGTPHLAPLSDTLDTGELVGIIGPNGAGKSTLLSLLSGYRTPTMGQVMMDGVPLRSIPLEVLARQRALVAQREAEGFDWQVRDYLMLGNALDDSHQCSVLAAQLGLTNFLSRHLHTLSGGERQRVSIARALCQLHLLDTQAPSTRLLLLDEPTSALDIGQQQKLMRLLTRLTREYGLTIVCVLHDLSLAATYCHRLWLMDKGVRIAAGRVHDVIQPHIIANAFDADVTIDPIHLDILHLTP; encoded by the coding sequence ATGATGACACTGGATGCAATCACGCTCGCGGGAACGCCTCATCTTGCACCGTTGAGCGATACGCTCGACACCGGTGAACTGGTAGGCATCATCGGGCCTAACGGCGCGGGCAAAAGTACCCTACTCAGCCTGCTATCGGGATACCGAACGCCGACGATGGGCCAAGTCATGATGGACGGCGTTCCCCTAAGGTCGATACCTCTAGAAGTGCTGGCCCGACAACGTGCACTGGTCGCTCAGCGTGAAGCAGAGGGATTTGACTGGCAGGTGCGCGACTACCTGATGCTCGGCAATGCACTTGATGACAGCCATCAATGTAGTGTGCTGGCCGCACAGCTAGGACTCACCAATTTTCTTTCCCGCCACCTGCATACACTGTCCGGCGGTGAGCGGCAACGGGTCAGCATTGCCAGAGCTTTGTGTCAGCTCCACCTGCTCGATACACAGGCCCCCTCTACGCGCCTGTTGTTGCTAGACGAGCCCACCAGTGCACTGGATATCGGGCAGCAACAGAAACTGATGCGCCTGCTGACCCGGCTGACGCGCGAGTACGGTCTGACGATCGTCTGCGTGTTGCATGACCTGTCGCTGGCGGCCACCTACTGCCACCGACTGTGGCTAATGGACAAGGGTGTGCGCATCGCCGCGGGCCGTGTCCATGACGTTATCCAGCCCCACATTATTGCCAATGCCTTCGATGCGGATGTCACGATTGATCCCATCCACCTGGACATTCTTCACCTCACCCCGTAA
- a CDS encoding antibiotic biosynthesis monooxygenase family protein, with protein sequence MFIATNRFKVLPSAAHDFEQRWLSREVYLHTLPGFQRFQLLRGPATDDYVLYVSNIEWASRGAFEAWRTSEAFQKAHAPDRTNAHIGMHVAPPAFEGFEVIQALNEQGQTLLKA encoded by the coding sequence ATGTTCATCGCCACCAACCGTTTCAAGGTGCTTCCCAGCGCCGCCCACGATTTCGAACAGCGCTGGCTGTCTCGCGAAGTCTATCTGCATACACTGCCGGGATTTCAGCGCTTCCAGCTGCTGCGTGGTCCAGCAACCGACGACTACGTGCTCTACGTGTCCAACATCGAATGGGCATCACGCGGTGCTTTCGAAGCATGGCGCACCTCGGAAGCGTTTCAGAAAGCCCACGCGCCAGACCGTACCAATGCGCATATTGGCATGCACGTCGCTCCGCCCGCTTTTGAAGGGTTCGAGGTCATACAAGCACTCAACGAACAGGGGCAAACCTTGCTGAAAGCGTGA
- a CDS encoding adenosine deaminase, translating into MSLTEFICGLPKIELHLHIEGTLEPELMFALAERNGVALPYATIDELRAAYDFHNLQSFLDLYYQGMNVLKTEQDFFDLAWAYFTRCAQDNLRHVEFFFDPQAHLERGVGLDVQFAGLNRACNEAEKELSITSSIILSFLRDMTEDSALATLEAALPYREHFIGVGLDSAEVGNPPEKFVRVFERARAEGFHAVAHAGEEGPADYIQQALDLLKIERIDHGVRCVEDDALMKRVAEEHIPLTVCPLSNLYLKVIDRMEDHTLPQLLAAGLKVTLNSDDPAYFGGYMNDNFLAVQKAFSLSREQWVTLTRNAIDATFASAARQQALHDELNAYIAAA; encoded by the coding sequence ATGAGCCTAACTGAATTCATCTGTGGACTGCCCAAGATCGAGCTTCACCTTCATATCGAAGGCACGCTGGAGCCGGAACTGATGTTCGCCCTGGCCGAGCGCAACGGCGTGGCGCTGCCCTATGCCACCATCGACGAGCTGCGTGCTGCGTATGACTTCCACAACCTGCAGTCATTCCTTGACCTGTACTATCAAGGCATGAACGTGTTGAAGACCGAGCAGGATTTCTTCGATCTGGCGTGGGCATACTTCACTCGCTGTGCGCAGGACAATCTCAGGCACGTTGAGTTCTTCTTCGACCCGCAGGCGCATCTGGAACGCGGCGTTGGGTTGGACGTTCAGTTCGCCGGACTGAACCGTGCGTGCAACGAGGCAGAAAAAGAGCTGAGCATCACCAGCAGCATTATTCTGAGCTTCCTGCGCGACATGACAGAAGACTCTGCGCTGGCCACACTCGAAGCGGCGCTGCCGTATCGTGAACACTTCATCGGCGTCGGTCTGGACTCTGCTGAAGTGGGCAACCCGCCGGAGAAATTTGTACGAGTCTTTGAACGCGCACGCGCAGAAGGCTTCCATGCGGTGGCACACGCGGGTGAAGAAGGGCCGGCAGATTATATCCAACAGGCACTGGATTTGTTGAAGATTGAGCGTATCGATCACGGCGTGCGTTGTGTTGAAGACGATGCGCTGATGAAGCGAGTGGCTGAAGAGCACATTCCGCTTACCGTTTGTCCGCTGTCGAACCTGTATTTGAAAGTGATCGACCGCATGGAAGATCATACGTTGCCGCAGTTGCTAGCGGCGGGCCTGAAGGTAACGCTTAACTCTGACGACCCGGCCTACTTCGGCGGCTACATGAACGACAACTTCCTTGCCGTTCAGAAAGCATTCTCGCTGTCCCGCGAGCAGTGGGTTACGTTGACGCGTAATGCCATTGATGCCACGTTTGCATCAGCGGCTCGCCAGCAGGCATTGCACGACGAGCTGAACGCGTATATTGCTGCGGCGTAA